The following are encoded together in the Drosophila takahashii strain IR98-3 E-12201 chromosome X, DtakHiC1v2, whole genome shotgun sequence genome:
- the l(1)G0469 gene encoding uncharacterized protein l(1)G0469 isoform X2 — MNRSNSFVSSLKWWPLQGHNNQPAAAVAPPTGGGGGGYSQSAPSSPTSNWPPPLQQHQNPTTGQRLLLPPTAHQKVAGVTFGSSVAVQKLRESKWFKPEEQRIFCAVVECGFVVEIRSSAAAEAAAASAAAAAAAAADRDDGDVDALEELDCAPPLPTIATMSTTTPPIHIQNHSPKPRLVIPRNGSSFLETQDENETPVASWYGIVLCKVAKDNKPKPETIEIFSVKIRENGTYKLIKMQLADIWSHGWELRINNFADKEKVPHNEKDIRNQVSVARKAKQSLWNNNKHFVYWCRYGSRQQDLRKRQIFRIQGAHIR; from the exons ATGAACCGTTCGAACAGCTTTGTGAGCTCCCTGAAATGGTGGCCCCTCCAGGGGCACAACAACCAGCCGGCGGCAGCGGTGGCTCCACCtaccggcggcggcggcggcgggtaCTCCCAATCGGCGCCCAGCTCGCCCACCTCCAACTGGCCGCCGCCACTGCAGCAGCACCAGAATCCCACCACAGGccagcggctgctgctgccgcccaccgcccaccagAAGGTCGCCGGCGTCACCTTCGGCAGCAGCGTGGCCGTCCAGAAGCTGCGCGAATCCAAGTGGTTCAAGCCCGAGGAGCAGCGCATCTTCTGCGCCGTCGTCGAGTGCGGCTTCGTCGTCGAGATCCGCAGCAGCGCCGCCGCGGAGGCAGCGGCGGccagtgcagcagcagcggccgcAGCAGCCGCCGACCGCGACGACGGCGACGTCGACGCCCTGGAGGAGCTCGACTGCGCACCGCCCCTGCCCACCATCGCCACCATGAGCACCACCACCCCACCAATCCACATCCAGAACCACAGCCCGAAACCGCGGCTGGTCATCCCGCGCAACGGCAGCAGCTTCCTGGAGACGCAGGACGAGAACGAGACGCCAGTCGCCTCCTGGTACGGCATCGTCCTCTGCAAGGTGGCCAAAG ACAATAAACCCAAGCCCGAGACCATTGAGATATTTTCTGTGAAAATACGCGAGAATGGCACATACAAACTAATCAAGATGCAGCTGGCGGACATTTGGAGCCACGGATGGGAGTTGCGCATCAATAACTTCGCCGACAAGGAGAAGGTGCCGCACAACGAAAAGGACATTCGCAATCAG GTGTCGGTGGCGCGCAAGGCCAAGCAGAGTCTGTGGAACAATAACAAGCATTTCGTCTACTGGTGTCGATACGGAAGTCGTCAGCAGGATCTGCGGAAGCGACAG ATTTTCCGGATTCAAGGAGCCCACATACGTTGA
- the l(1)G0469 gene encoding uncharacterized protein l(1)G0469 isoform X1, translating into MNRSNSFVSSLKWWPLQGHNNQPAAAVAPPTGGGGGGYSQSAPSSPTSNWPPPLQQHQNPTTGQRLLLPPTAHQKVAGVTFGSSVAVQKLRESKWFKPEEQRIFCAVVECGFVVEIRSSAAAEAAAASAAAAAAAAADRDDGDVDALEELDCAPPLPTIATMSTTTPPIHIQNHSPKPRLVIPRNGSSFLETQDENETPVASWYGIVLCKVAKDNKPKPETIEIFSVKIRENGTYKLIKMQLADIWSHGWELRINNFADKEKVPHNEKDIRNQVSVARKAKQSLWNNNKHFVYWCRYGSRQQDLRKRQMSECVKWGSVGMNAGMLLVLNNRQKCYSHSK; encoded by the exons ATGAACCGTTCGAACAGCTTTGTGAGCTCCCTGAAATGGTGGCCCCTCCAGGGGCACAACAACCAGCCGGCGGCAGCGGTGGCTCCACCtaccggcggcggcggcggcgggtaCTCCCAATCGGCGCCCAGCTCGCCCACCTCCAACTGGCCGCCGCCACTGCAGCAGCACCAGAATCCCACCACAGGccagcggctgctgctgccgcccaccgcccaccagAAGGTCGCCGGCGTCACCTTCGGCAGCAGCGTGGCCGTCCAGAAGCTGCGCGAATCCAAGTGGTTCAAGCCCGAGGAGCAGCGCATCTTCTGCGCCGTCGTCGAGTGCGGCTTCGTCGTCGAGATCCGCAGCAGCGCCGCCGCGGAGGCAGCGGCGGccagtgcagcagcagcggccgcAGCAGCCGCCGACCGCGACGACGGCGACGTCGACGCCCTGGAGGAGCTCGACTGCGCACCGCCCCTGCCCACCATCGCCACCATGAGCACCACCACCCCACCAATCCACATCCAGAACCACAGCCCGAAACCGCGGCTGGTCATCCCGCGCAACGGCAGCAGCTTCCTGGAGACGCAGGACGAGAACGAGACGCCAGTCGCCTCCTGGTACGGCATCGTCCTCTGCAAGGTGGCCAAAG ACAATAAACCCAAGCCCGAGACCATTGAGATATTTTCTGTGAAAATACGCGAGAATGGCACATACAAACTAATCAAGATGCAGCTGGCGGACATTTGGAGCCACGGATGGGAGTTGCGCATCAATAACTTCGCCGACAAGGAGAAGGTGCCGCACAACGAAAAGGACATTCGCAATCAG GTGTCGGTGGCGCGCAAGGCCAAGCAGAGTCTGTGGAACAATAACAAGCATTTCGTCTACTGGTGTCGATACGGAAGTCGTCAGCAGGATCTGCGGAAGCGACAG ATGTCGGAGTGCGTGAAATGGGGCAGCGTGGGCATGAATGCGGGCATGCTGTTGGTGCTCAATAATCGGCAGAAATGCTATTCCCACTCCAAGTAA
- the LOC108054540 gene encoding divalent-cation tolerance protein CutA produces MWWLQYRSCARFLPFRWSLVRNLLIAASVTSVVTIRPAFASSSSASSKMSESGESYVAGSSSVAFVTTPDRESARKLARSLVEQKLAACVNIVPHIESIYMWEGKVTEDSEFLMMVKTRTSRIDELSKFVRENHPYSVAEVIALPIQNGNPPYLDWIAQTVAEKADKSE; encoded by the coding sequence ATGTGGTGGCTGCAATATCGCAGCTGTGCAAGGTTCTTGCCCTTTCGCTGGTCGTTGGTGCGCAACCTGTTGATCGCGGCCAGCGTCACGAGCGTCGTCACAATCCGCCCGGCATTTGCCTCGAGCAGTTCAGCCTCCTCCAAAATGAGCGAATCAGGGGAATCCTACGTAGCGGGCAGCAGTTCGGTGGCCTTCGTCACTACGCCGGATCGCGAATCGGCCAGGAAGCTGGCCCGCAGCCTCGTGGAACAGAAACTGGCCGCCTGCGTGAACATCGTGCCCCACATCGAGTCCATCTACATGTGGGAGGGCAAGGTCACCGAGGACAGCGAGTTCCTGATGATGGTCAAGACGCGCACCAGCCGCATCGACGAGCTGAGCAAGTTCGTCCGCGAGAATCATCCCTACAGCGTCGCCGAGGTCATCGCCCTGCCCATCCAGAATGGCAACCCGCCCTATCTGGACTGGATCGCCCAGACGGTGGCGGAGAAGGCGGACAAATCAGagtaa
- the LOC108054580 gene encoding prisilkin-39: protein MNSMTVLAILAASLAFCAGDVSHLSRSYLPPVSGAYSGYSSGYSSGYPSYSSGSGYYSGGVGSYASPIVSSSYKSYAVPQYTTYSTPSRTYLPADTGYSGYSGYSGYNGLDTKYGSNGGYVY, encoded by the exons ATG AACTCCATGACCGTCCTCGCAATCCTGGCCGCCTCGTTGGCCTTCTGTGCTGGCGATGTGTCGCACTTGTCGCGCAGCTACCTGCCCCCCGTGAGCGGCGCCTATTCCGGGTACTCCTCCGGCTACTCCTCCGGATATCCATCGTACTCCAGTGGCTCTGGATATTATTCGGGCGGCGTCGGCAGCTACGCCTCGCCGATCGTCTCTTCGTCCTACAAGAGCTACGCGGTGCCACAGTACACCACCTATTCGACGCCCTCGCGCACCTATTTGCCAGCGGACACGGGCTACTCTGGATACTCGGGATACTCCGGATACAATGGCCTGGACACCAAGTACGGCAGCAACGGCGGCTACGTCTACTAG
- the LOC108054578 gene encoding sialidase has translation MESKKYNFAHLLELLLYCSHLLWARVYGGISSKFPTSWNSSYPTLENQESIKMRSFAVVIFTLASVVLGTPLSNSYLPPKVGAQSGYNAAASSSLGSYAAPSGASFARRTHSVVSAAAPSRQYLAPAASASHGSYSSPSVSHGSYSAPSVSHGSYSSPSVSHGSYASPSVSHGSYASPSASHGSYSSPSVSHGSYSSPSASHGSYASTSVSHGSYASPAVSASHGSYSSASHTSYSAPVAAPSRKYLAPAASSHSSYSAPVATAHKSYAAVAPAVAHGGSSHSQGSYAAPSASYSSYSAPVAAPSRQYLAPAASQRSYSSVGSAASSSHGTYAAPAAVSHVSFSNGSSQGSSHGSGHVVLQGSGLRSGHKSGSYASNGGYEYRLRH, from the exons atggaatctaaaaagtacaattttgctcatttattagagcTACTGCTCTactgctcgcacctac TGTGGGCTCGAGTCTACGGAGGCATCAGTTCCAAGTTCCCAACGAGCTGGAACAGCAGCTATCCAACGCTTGAGAACCAAGAATCCATTAAGAtg CGCTCCTTTGCAGTTGTGATCTTCACCCTGGCCTCTGTGGTTTTGGGCACTCCGCTTAGTAACTCCTATCTGCCCCCGAAAGTGGGCGCCCAAAGTGGCTACAACGCGGCGGCCTCCAGTTCCTTGGGATCGTATGCAGCTCCTTCGGGAGCCTCCTTTGCCCGCAGGACTCACTCGGTGGTTTCAGCTGCAGCTCCTTCCAGGCAGTACTTAGCTCCAGCTGCTTCCGCATCCCATGGATCCTACTCCTCACCATCCGTATCCCATGGATCTTACTCTGCTCCATCTGTATCCCATGGATCCTACTCCTCACCATCCGTTTCTCATGGATCTTACGCCTCACCATCTGTTTCTCATGGATCCTACGCCTCACCATCTGCATCCCATGGATCTTACTCCTCACCTTCTGTATCTCATGGATCTTACTCCTCACCATCTGCATCCCATGGATCTTACGCCTCAACATCTGTATCCCATGGATCCTACGCCTCTCCAGCTGTTTCTGCATCCCATGGATCCTACTCCTCTGCCTCCCACACCAGTTACTCCGCTCCGGTGGCCGCTCCCTCCAGGAAGTATTTAGCTCCGGCAGCCTCATCCCATAGCAGTTACTCCGCTCCCGTGGCCACCGCCCACAAGAGCtatgctgcagttgctccagCCGTTGCCCATGGAGGTTCATCTCATTCCCAAGGCTCCTACGCTGCTCCATCGGCTTCTTATAGCTCCTATTCCGCTCCAGTTGCAGCTCCTTCCAGGCAATATTTGGCCCCCGCTGCCTCGCAAAGGAGTTACAGCTCCGTGGGATCTGCAGCCTCATCCTCCCATGGCACATATGCCGCTCCAGCTGCCGTCTCCCATGTGAGTTTCTCCAATGGCTCGAGCCAGGGATCTAGCCATGGATCTGGCCACGTCGTTCTCCAAGGATCTGGTCTGCGATCTGGCCACAAATCGGGCTCCTACGCTTCCAACGGCGGCTATGAGTACCGCCTGAGGCATTGA
- the LOC138913791 gene encoding uncharacterized protein translates to MSTRSSHHLVIFALALLAARSGAQPVKKGVEMELLSGKETEATTTERPHLVIEELEPMRYHFVTEHRPTSMGQNYYLKPGQLVGSVVLDSDSLQVRHEQDDGKPVASKHNILYVAYAKDLVEGPGVNNITVTNNNNGTVINN, encoded by the coding sequence ATGTCGACCAGGTCAAGTCATCATCTTGTCATCTTTGCCTTGGCGCTGCTAGCTGCTAGAAGTGGCGCCCAACCGGTGAAAAAAGGAGTGGAAATGGAGCTGCTAAGTGGAAAGGAAACAGAAGCAACAACCACTGAGCGACCCCATCTCGTCATCGAGGAGTTGGAACCGATGAGGTATCACTTTGTCACCGAGCATCGACCCACTTCTATGGGGCAGAACTACTATCTAAAACCCGGGCAGTTGGTGGGAAGCGTAGTCCTGGACTCGGACAGCCTGCAGGTGCGACACGAACAGGACGATGGCAAACCGGTGGCCAGCAAGCACAACATCCTCTATGTGGCCTATGCCAAGGATCTGGTCGAAGGACCAGGCGTTAATAATATTACGgttactaataataataacggtactgttattaataattaa
- the LOC108054576 gene encoding pupal cuticle protein G1A — MKFFAVLSLALLAVASADVSHLTSNTYLPPHAAAASSSYESYQAAPAAETYEAPAAASTYESESYAAPAASFTSESYAAPAETASYANEGAAEETYEQPAATYVAPVVTKSYAAPAAASYSSYSAPAVVKTYSAPAVSSYSAPAVVKTYTAPVVTKAYTAPAVVKTYSAPAVSSYTQAYTAPAVVKSYSAPAVSSYTAPAVTTYAAKTYTAPAVSSYTAPAVVKTYSAPAVSTYTAPVVTKAYTAPVVTKTYTAPVVAKTYTAPAVAKTYTAPAVVKTYTAPAVSTYTAPAVSSYSAPAVVKTYSAPAVSSYSAPAVVSSYSGSSGTVYGSNGGYVY; from the exons ATG AAATTCTTCGCCGTCCTCTCGCTCGCCCTCCTGGCTGTGGCCTCGGCCGATGTCAGCCACCTGACCAGCAACACCTACCTGCCTCCCCACGCGGCCGCCGCCTCCAGCAGCTACGAGTCCTACCAGGCTGCCCCGGCTGCCGAGACCTACGAAGctcccgccgccgcctccaccTACGAAAGCGAGTCCTATGCCGCCCCAGCCGCCTCCTTTACCAGCGAGTCCTATGCCGCCCCGGCTGAGACTGCCTCCTACGCCAACGAGGGAGCCGCCGAGGAGACCTACGAGCAGCCCGCTGCCACCTACGTCGCCCCAGTGGTGACCAAGTCGTATGCCGcccccgccgccgcctcctacTCCTCCTACTCCGCCCCCGCTGTGGTGAAGACCTACTCCGCCCCAGCTGTGTCCTCTTACTCCGCCCCCGCTGTGGTCAAGACCTACACCGCTCCCGTGGTGACCAAGGCCTACACCGCCCCCGCTGTTGTGAAGACCTATTCCGCCCCAGCTGTGTCCAGCTACACTCAGGCTTACACCGCACCCGCCGTGGTCAAGAGCTACTCGGCCCCAGCTGTCTCCAGCTACACTGCTCCTGCCGTGACCACCTATGCCGCCAAGACCTACACCGCCCCCGCTGTGTCTAGCTACACCGCCCCCGCTGTTGTGAAGACCTACTCCGCCCCAGCTGTGTCCACCTACACTGCTCCTGTGGTGACCAAGGCTTACACCGCTCCTGTGGTGACCAAGACCTACACCGCCCCCGTGGTGGCTAAGACCTACACTGCTCCCGCTGTGGCCAAGACCTACACTGCTCCCGCTGTGGTGAAGACCTACACCGCCCCGGCTGTGTCCACCTACACCGCCCCCGCTGTGTCCTCTTACTCCGCCCCCGCTGTTGTGAAGACCTATTCCGCCCCGGCTGTGTCCAGCTACTCCGCCCCTGCTGTGGTCAGCAGCTACTCCGGATCCTCGGGCACCGTCTACGGCTCCAACGGTGGATACGTCTACTAA